Proteins from a genomic interval of Gossypium hirsutum isolate 1008001.06 chromosome A09, Gossypium_hirsutum_v2.1, whole genome shotgun sequence:
- the LOC107889617 gene encoding uncharacterized protein — protein sequence MKVSSKPISSPCRGEKYPPQLMRFLRSNVGSRSRGRSRSSPMFVRRKHTPIETQEPSSPKVTCMGQVRVRRSKQTAPPGAPICRSSRCKWITNALFCHNFPGEVKAKPFVKPSWEKWGTFFLMGSCRKPQTREDSSKYGNKMEGSEEEEEAKIFASSSCSSPPKNALILTRCRSAPYRSSSLACRFWGSPLANHETNEETEVANRGFEDEEEKESICRNSETEEKPGFCSKIEENEIEETEKSEESKTEQQGNVGPVVLARCKSEPARKVARLDPEMRLWKKRTLGFT from the coding sequence ATGAAGGTGTCGTCGAAACCCATATCGAGCCCCTGTCGGGGAGAGAAGTATCCGCCACAATTGATGCGTTTTCTGAGAAGCAACGTTGGAAGTAGAAGCAGGGGAAGGTCACGTTCCAGCCCCATGTTTGTTAGAAGAAAGCACACCCCCATCGAAACCCAAGAGCCTTCTTCGCCTAAAGTAACTTGCATGGGTCAGGTTCGGGTCAGACGCTCCAAACAAACCGCTCCACCAGGTGCCCCTATTTGTCGCAGCAGCCGCTGTAAATGGATCACCAATGCTCTTTTTTGCCATAATTTCCCTGGGGAAGTCAAGGCCAAGCCTTTTGTTAAACCCTCTTGGGAGAAATGGGGGACTTTTTTCCTTATGGGCTCTTGCAGAAAGCCCCAAACTAGAGAAGATTCATCGAAATATGGGAACAAAATGGAAGGAAGTGAAGAGGAAGAGGAAGCTAAGATATTTGCATCTTCTTCTTGTTCATCACCACCAAAAAATGCTTTGATTTTAACACGTTGTCGATCAGCTCCGTACAGGTCTTCTTCTTTAGCTTGTAGATTTTGGGGGTCACCTTTAGCCAACCATGAAACAAATGAAGAAACAGAGGTAGCGAACAGAGGATTTGAAGACGAAGAAGAGAAAGAGTCGATTTGTAGAAATTCGGAAACTGAAGAAAAGCCCGGTTTTTGCAGCAAAATTGAAGAGAACGAAATAGAAGAAACTGAGAAAAGTGAAGAATCGAAAACAGAGCAGCAGGGAAATGTGGGGCCTGTAGTTCTCGCAAGGTGTAAATCAGAACCGGCGAGAAAAGTTGCAAGGCTCGATCCTGAAATGAGATTGTGGAAGAAGAGAACGTTGGGTTTCACGTGA
- the LOC107889618 gene encoding uncharacterized protein has protein sequence MAEVRGANTWREELASLVEDTGILYTGEAATFSSLPPFNPEKSTAMAAAVSETDHETVPPETLKEQVTEFLKSWCEMVLELGRGCRDILQQTVVTEDSFVVQKLGGPVARVSSRLRFLNEFLPEDRDPVHAWPVIFFVFILALSALNLNGHDGLAPAVKKVLVHPPSASRIQLPDGRHLAYREIGVPADKARFSLMAPHSFLSSRLAGIPGVKIPLLEEFGVRLVSYDLPGFGESDPHPSRNLNSSAFDMLHLADAVGVNDTFWVLGYSGGSIHAWAALRYVPHRIAGAAVVAPMINPYEPSMTKEEMRSIWGESLPRRKLMYYLARRLPKLLSFFYRRSFLSGKHGRIEKLMSVSLGRRDEILTEGANFEDFWHRDVEESVRQGNTKPFIEEAILQVSNWGFSLADLQVQRKCYRNGIFPWLKSLYSQAECELAGFLGPIHIWQGMDDQAIPQGMIDHISRVLPGATMHKLPNEGHFSFFFFCDECHRQIFSTLFGSPQGPLEQATDGGEILSEGDMEEQSLATDSTNK, from the exons ATGGCGGAAGTGAGAGGAGCAAACACGTGGCGGGAGGAACTGGCGAGTTTAGTGGAAGACACGGGGATACTATACACCGGGGAAGCGGCCACTTTCTCGTCGTTACCGCCATTTAATCCGGAAAAATCGACGGCGATGGCGGCGGCGGTTTCTGAGACTGATCATGAGACGGTACCGCCTGAGACTTTGAAGGAACAAGTGACGGAATTTTTGAAATCGTGGTGCGAGATGGTTCTTGAGCTTGGAAGAGGATGTAGAGATATTTTGCAGCAAACGGTAGTTACGGAAGATTCGTTTGTAGTACAGAAGCTTGGTGGACCTGTCGCTAGGGTCTCCAGTCGATTGAGGTTCTTGAATGAGTTCTTGCCTGAGGATCGTGATCCAGTTCATGCTTGGCCTGTTATCTTCTTCGTTTTCATCCTTGCACTTTCAG ctctaaatttgaatggacatgaTGGATTGGCACCAGCAGTGAAGAAAGTGCTTGTTCATCCTCCTAGCGCCAGCCGAATCCAGCTTCCAGATGGTAGACACTTGGCTTATCGTGAAATAGGTGTTCCAGCGGATAAAGCTAGATTTTCTCTCATGGCGCCACACTCTTTTCTTTCATCCCGACTTgcag GTATACCTGGAGTTAAGATACCACTGCTGGAAGAGTTTGGCGTTCGTTTGGTCAGTTATGATCTTCCTGGTTTTGGGGAGAGTGATCCTCATCCTAGTCGAAATTTAAATTCATCAGCATTTGATATGCTACATCTAgctgatgctgttggggtcaatGATACATTCTGGGTGTTGGGCTACTCAGGTGGAAGCATCCATGCTTGGGCTGCTCTTAGATATGTTCCTCACAGAATTGCAG GTGCAGCAGTGGTTGCTCCAATGATCAATCCGTATGAACCTAGCATGACTAAGGAAGAAATGAGAAGTATTTGGGGAGAGTCATTACCAAGAAGGAAGCTAATGTACTACTTAGCTAGAAGATTGCCAAAACTGCTGTCCTTTTTTTACCGCCGGAGTTTCCTATCAGGCAAGCATGGTCGAATTGAAAAGTTGATGTCTGTGTCACTTGGAAGGAGG GATGAGATTCTGACTGAAGGAGCAAACTTTGAAGACTTCTGGCATAGAGATGTGGAGGAGTCAGTCCGTCAGGGGAATACCAAACCATTCATTGAGGAAGCTATCCTGCAGGTTTCCAATTGGGGTTTTAGTTTGGCAGATCTTCAGGTGCAGAGGAAGTGTTACAGAAATGGAATTTTTCCTTGGCTCAAGTCCCTGTACAGTCAAGCGGAATGTGAATTGGCAGGATTTCTTGGACCAATACATATATGGCAG GGGATGGATGATCAAGCTATTCCACAAGGAATGATAGATCACATAAGCCGGGTTCTACCAGGAGCCACCATGCATAAGCTCCCAAATGAAGgccatttttcctttttctttttctgtgaCGAGTGTCATCGACAGATATTCTCTACTCTGTTTGGAAGCCCTCAAGGTCCTCTTGAGCAGGCAACGGATGGAGGTGAAATCCTCTCCGAAGGAGATATGGAAGAACAATCATTAGCTACTGATTCTACCAACAAATGA
- the LOC107889620 gene encoding beta-1,4-xylosyltransferase IRX9, which yields MGSAERTKKKVQLWKKAIVHFSLCFVMGFFTGFAPTGKDSIFSSLAVATHNKSHISQPPVNQSVTPAVHSSNVNRSLRAETPVPVPVPGKSNELESRKQVDGTVVHEVKLPSRRLVIVVTPTSTKDQFQGVFLRRLANTIRLVPQPLLWIVVEGQSDSNELSEILRKTGIMYRHLVFKENFTDPEAELNHQRNVALKHIEQHKLSGIVHFAGLSNVYDLDFFKELRQIEVFGTWPMALLSANERRVMIEGPVCDSSQVIGWHLRKMNNQTDAETDADMKPPIHISSFAFNSSILWDPERWGRLTSVQGTSQNSLKFVKQIVMEDEGKLKGIPPEECSQIMLWRLHFPIGVVPRNLVKTSSLLDVITQL from the exons ATGGGGTCTGCTGAGAGAACAAAGAAGAAAGTACAGCTATGGAAGAAAGCTATTGTTCACTTCTCTTTATGTTTTGTCATGGGGTTTTTCACAGGCTTTGCTCCAACTGGTAAGGATTCCATTTTTTCTAGCCTTGCTGTTGCTACACACAATAAATCACATATTTCACAACCGCCTGTGAACCAATCAGTAACACCAGCGGTACATAGCAGTAACGTTAACCGGAGTTTGAGAGCCGAAACTCCGGTTCCGGTTCCAGTTCCGGGAAAGTCTAATGAGCTAGAAAGTCGGAAACAAGTGGATGGTACTGTTGTTCATGAAGTCAAGCTGCCATCCAGGAGACTTGTGATTGTTGTTACACCAACCAGCACAAAAGATCAGTTTCAAGGTGTGTTCTTGAGGAGGCTAGCGAATACTATTCGGCTGGTTCCTCAACCATTGTTGTGGATCGTCGTGGAAGGGCAATCGGATTCGAACGAGCTATCCGAAATACTTAGGAAAACAGGCATTATGTATAGGCATTTGGTGTTCAAGGAGAATTTCACTGACCCTGAAGCAGAGCTAAATCATCAACGAAATGTTGCATTGAAGCACATTGAGCAACACAAGCTGAGTGGGATAGTTCATTTCGCTGGACTTTCCAATGTTTACGATCTTGATTTCTTCAAAGAACTTAGACAAATTGA GGTATTTGGAACTTGGCCAATGGCCTTACTATCAGCAAACGAGAGACGGGTTATGATTGAAGGACCTGTTTGCGATTCGTCACAAGTTATAGGATGGCACCTAAGGAAGATGAATAACCAGACAGATGCAGAAACAGATGCTGATATGAAACCTCCTATTCATATATCAAGTTTTGCATTTAACAGTTCAATCCTTTGGGACCCTGAGAGATGGGGACGTCTCACATCGGTCCAAGGCACTTCACAG AACTCACTGAAATTTGTGAAACAAATTGTAATGGAAGATGAGGGCAAGTTAAAAGGTATCCCACCAGAAGAGTGCTCCCAAATAATGCTATGGCGTCTTCATTTCCCCATTGGAGTTGTGCCTAGAAATCTTGTCAAAACATCCTCATTGCTTGATGTAATTActcaattgtaa
- the LOC107891112 gene encoding protein IQ-DOMAIN 1 — MGKKGKWLSSLKKVFSPDSKEKKNQKSKQQLLEKQVHLGSNDSGAATLETVNLPPPPPEEVKPIEAESKQTYPVAVATAAASPQAAVEVVQRQLNRDALFAGKSEEEVAAIKIQTAFRVYLARRALHALKGLVRLKSLMEGPVVKRQAVSTLRCMQTLSRLQCQVRIRRTRMTEENQALQRQLLQKHAKEIVNLQMGEDWDDSLQSKEQIEASLLSKHKAAMRRERAMAYSFTHQQTWKHTSRSMNPLFMDPNNPSWGWSWLERWMAAPPQEGRGTTEKEQNDQSSIRSARSNFGGEISKAYARYQLNLDKQSPKTGQKPNQTSSLLSVSTPKTSASIPARKLKSASPRSSVVGPDDDGRSMVSIQSERNRRHSIAGSSVHDSEGLGSSPSLPSYMVPTESTRAKTKLQSPLGLEANGTPEKGPIASAKKRLSYPPSPARPRQHLLIQKLVS; from the exons ATGGGGAAGAAAGGAAAATGGTTGTCTTCTTTGAAGAAAGTGTTCAGCCCAGATtccaaggaaaagaaaaaccag AAATCAAAACAACAGTTGTTGGAGAAGCAGGTGCATTTGGGTTCCAATGATTCTGGTGCAGCCACTTTAGAAACTGTCAACTTGCCCCCTCCTCCGCCAGAAGAAGTTAAACCGATTGAAGCAGAAAGCAAGCAGACTTACCCTGTGGCAGTTGCCACTGCTGCTGCTTCACCTCAGGCTGCCGTAGAGGTTGTTCAACGTCAGCTTAATAGAGATGCTCTGTTCGCTGGAAAATCTGAGGAGGAAGTGGCAGCAATAAAGATTCAAACAGCTTTCCGAGTTTACCTG GCTAGAAGGGCATTGCATGCTTTAAAAGGATTGGTCAGGCTGAAATCATTGATGGAAGGGCCTGTGGTCAAGAGGCAAGCAGTGAGTACTCTTCGGTGCATGCAAACGCTTTCTCGTCTGCAGTGTCAGGTTCGAATTAGGAGAACCAGGATGACTGAAGAAAATCAGGCTCTTCAGAGGCAACTCTTGCAGAAACATGCAAAAGAGATTGTGAACTTGCAG ATGGGGGAAGACTGGGATGACAGCCTGCAGTCAAAGGAACAAATCGAGGCAAGCTTACTTAGCAAGCACAAGGCAGCTATGAGAAGAGAAAGGGCCATGGCATATTCATTTACTCATCAG CAAACCTGGAAGCATACTTCAAGATCTATGAATCCGTTATTCATGGATCCAAACAATCCCTCATGGGGATGGAGTTGGTTGGAACGATGGATGGCAGCACCACCACAGGAGGGTCGTGGTACAACAGAAAAGGAACAGAACGACCAGTCATCCATAAGGAGTGCACGCAGCAACTTTGGAGGAGAAATCAGCAAAGCTTATGCTCGCTACCAACTCAATTTGGATAAGCAATCCCCAAAGACTGGCCAAAAGCCAAACCAAACTTCAAGTCTCCTATCCGTTTCAACTCCTAAGACATCAGCTTCAATACCCGCCCGAAAGCTGAAGTCCGCAAGCCCTAGAAGCAGTGTGGTCGGTCCAGATGATGACGGAAGAAGCATGGTGAGCATTCAGTCAGAAAGAAACCGTAGGCATAGCATTGCAGGCTCCTCAGTGCATGACAGTGAGGGCCTAGGAAGCTCTCCATCGCTTCCAAGTTACATGGTACCGACTGAATCCACAAGAGCTAAGACCAAGTTGCAAAGTCCGTTGGGACTAGAAGCCAATGGAACACCTGAGAAGGGACCAATTGCGTCTGCCAAGAAACGCCTTTCTTATCCACCTTCACCAGCTAGGCCAAGGCAGCACTTACTAATACAGAAGTTGGTGTCATGA